Proteins co-encoded in one Callospermophilus lateralis isolate mCalLat2 chromosome 2, mCalLat2.hap1, whole genome shotgun sequence genomic window:
- the Fads3 gene encoding fatty acid desaturase 3 has protein sequence MGGVGEPGGEPGPREGPAQPGAPLPVYRWEQIRKHDLPGDKWLVIERRVYDISRWAQRHPGGSRLIGHHGAEDATDAFRAFHQDLNFVRKFLQPLLIGELAPEEPSQDGPQNVQLIEDFRALRQAAEDMKLFEADPTFFALLLGHILAMEVLAWLIVYLLGPGWVPSTLAALILAISQAQCWCLQHDLGHASIFRKSRWNHVAQQFVMGQLKGFSAHWWNFRHFQHHAKPNIFHKDPDVTVAPVFLLGESSVEYGKKKRRYLPYNHQHLYFFLIGPPLLTLVNFEVENLAYMLVCLQWTDLLWAASFYSRFFLSYVPFYGVPGALLLFVAVRVLESHWFVWITQMNHIPKEIGHEKHRDWASSQLAATCNVEPSLFIDWFSGHLNFQIEHHLFPTMPRHNYRRVAPLVKALCAKHGLHYEVKPFLTALLDIVGSLKKSGDIWLDAYLHQ, from the exons ATGGGCGGCGTCGGGGAGCCCGGCGGGGAGCCGGGGCCGCGGGAGGGGCCCGCTCAGCCGGGGGCGCCGCTGCCCGTCTACCGCTGGGAGCAGATCCGCAAGCACGACCTGCCGGGCGACAAGTGGCTGGTCATCGAGCGCCGCGTCTACGACATCAGTCGCTGGGCACAGCGGCACCCAGGGGGCAGCCGCCTCATCGGCCACCACGGCGCGGAGGACGCCACG GACGCCTTCCGTGCCTTCCACCAGGATCTCAACTTTGTGCGCAAGTTCCTGCAGCCCCTGCTGATCGGAGAGCTGGCCCCAGAAGAGCCCAGCCAGGACGGACCTCAGAAC GTTCAGCTGATTGAGGACTTCCGAGCCCTGCGCCAAGCGGCCGAGGACATGAAACTGTTCGAAGCTGATCCCACCTTCTTCGCCCTCCTGCTGGGCCACATCCTGGCCATGGAGGTGCTGGCCTGGCTCATCGTCTACCTCCTGGGCCCTGGCTGGGTGCCCAGCACCCTTGCTGCCCTCATCCTGGCCATCTCCCAG GCCCAGTGCTGGTGTCTGCAGCATGACCTGGGCCACGCCTCCATCTTCAGGAAGTCCCGGTGGAACCACGTGGCCCAGCAGTTTGTGATGGGACAGCTGAAG GGCTTCTCCGCCCACTGGTGGAACTTCCGCCACTTCCAGCACCATGCCAAGCCCAACATCTTCCACAAGGACCCAGACGTGACTGTGGCACCTGTCTTCCTCCTGGGGGAGTCGTCTGTCGAG TATGGCAAGAAGAAACGCAGATACCTTCCTTACAACCACCAGCACCTGTACTTCttcctga TTGGCCCGCCACTGCTCACCttggtgaactttgaagtggagaaTCTGGCGTACATGCTGGTGTGCCTGCAGTGGACA GACTTGCTCTGGGCTGCCAGCTTCTACTCCCGCTTCTTCTTGTCCTACGTTCCCTTCTACGGTGTCCCTGGGGCCCTGCTTCTCTTTGTTGCTGTCAG GGTCCTGGAGAGTCACTGGTTCGTGTGGATCACGCagatgaaccacatccccaaggaGATCGGCCACGAGAAGCATCGGGACTGGGCCAGCTCTCAG CTGGCAGCCACCTGCAATGTGGAGCCCTCGCTCTTCATTGACTGGTTCAGCGGGCACCTCAACTTCCAGATCGAGCACCA CCTCTTCCCCACCATGCCAAGGCACAACTACCGCAGGGTGGCCCCGCTGGTCAAGGCGCTGTGTGCCAAGCACGGCCTGCACTATGAGGTGAAGCCCTTCCTCACCGCCCTGCTGGACATCGTCGG GTCCCTGAAGAAGTCTGGCGACATCTGGCTGGATGCCTACCTCCACCAGTGA